The Candidatus Thermokryptus mobilis nucleotide sequence TTATCTTATCAAGTATTGAAATCATAGCACTCCGACTATACAAAACCACATCATCATCAAGCTGACCTGAACTTATGAGCCCAATATCATCATCTTTGGGGTTTAAAACAATGCTTCTAATTCTTGAAATTTTCAGCTTTAAACTCATCAAATCATTTGAATTAATCAAATTTTCAATTGTCTCCAAAAATCTATTTTTATTCAAAATTAATTCTTCTGACAACCTTTCACCTTTCTCAAAACTTATTAACTCAATTTGCCTAGCGCTATTTATCTTCGCCATATTTAAAAACGGATTTATTTTTCACCGATTAAAATTTACATCTTTTAACCCTTTTATCAAAAATAAAAATCGCTAAGCTATCCCTCTGCAAACCCTTGACATTTTAAGGCATCAGAAGTAAATTTCATCAAATGAAACTTCAAAAAACATATGCCGTCATAAAAAGAAAAAAAATGTGAAGCGAAAATGAAAAAATTGACACTCCTTCTTTTAATTATCACCGCCACCGCGCTCTCCCAAAATTACTGGCAACAACATGTCCACTACAAAATAAAGGCAAAACTTGACCCAGATAAAAATCTCATAACTGGTTCAGAGACATTAATTTACACAAATAACTCTCCAGATGAACTTAACAAAGTTTATTTCAGGTTGTATTGGAACTTATTGAAGAAAAATAGCCACGCTTGGAAATCAAGCCAGCGAAGGAAAATATATCAAAGATTTGAACGAGAATATAAAGGTATTGAACTGAAAAAGTTTTCAATCTTGGTGGATGAGCAAGAGATTCCATTGAATTATAAAATTGATGACACAATCCTTGAGGCGGAACTTCCAAAAACGCTTAAACCTGGCGAAAAGATTATCTTTAAAATTGAATGGGAAGAGGAAGTGCCACCGGGTCCAGGGCTTAGAACAGGCGTTACAAATCGTTGCTTTGATATAGCGCAGTGGTATCCACAGATAGCCGTTTATGATAGATATGGTTGGCATAAAGACCAGTATATAGGTATGGGTGAGTTTCATAACGATTTTGGTGACTTTGAGGTTGAGATTGAAATACCGAAAAGTTTTATAGTCACATATAGTGGTGAGCTTTTAAACCCAAATGAAGTTCTGCCAGATAGCGTTATCTCAAAGTTAAAGGAAGCGCGCGAAAACCCGGGGAGAATTTACAGAATTGCCGACTTTTCAAATAGAACCATAACCGACGAAGAGAGGAAAACTTATGTGACTTGGAAATTTATCGCGAAAAATGTCCGCGATTTCGCCTGGAGCGCGTATGAGAAATATATCTGGGATGCCGTTTTTTGGGAAAACGATGAACATCCAAATGGTGGCGTTATGATTCACGCTCTTTACTTCAAAAGCAATGAGAAACATTGGAAAGATGAAGCCGTAAAGTTTGGTCTTCACGCAATAAAATTTTTCAGCGAAAACTTTGGACTTTATGTCTATCCAAATGCATTTATTATGTCAAGTTATGCCGTCGGTGGTGGTATGGAATATCCCGGAATTGTTTTCATTGGACACAACATAACAAATTCACCTTACAGAGGTCTTTTCGGTGTTATAGTTCACGAGCTAGGACATCAGTGGTATCCGATGATGATAAATAATAATGAAACAGAGTTTGCTTTTATGGATGAGGGCTTTAACACTTTCATAACTACACTCGCCTTTGAATCATATTATGGAAGAAAAAATAATTTGCTTGACACAACGCTTTGGTTCATCCGATCATCTGGAATTTCAACCGATGAAAGGGAAAATAACCAGCGTCAGTATCTTTTGCTCGCTTTAACAGGATATGAAGAACCGATAGCAACACATGCCGACCACTGGAACGAAAATTACCCTGCAACAACTGCTTTTTATCCGAAAACAGCAACCGTTATGTTCATGCTACAATATGTCCTCGGTGACTCAACCTTTGCAAAATTAATGAAGGAATACTATAACAGATGGCTCTTTAAACATCCATACCCGGAGGACTTTTATAAACTTGCAATGGAAGTGAGTGGAAATAAGGACCTGAGATGGTTCTTTGATGAGTGGTTTCATAGAACATACACTTGTGATTATGCGATTAAATCTCTCAGGTCAAAAAAGATAAGCGAAAATGGAAAAGAAGTTTACCAAACCACGATAAAGGTTTCACGAAAAGGAAAAGCCGTGATGCCAATTGACATCTTCATCAAAATGAAAAACGGCGACACGACAACCGTTAAACTTCCAGTTGATGCTTGGTTAAATGATGAATGGGAAAATGAAATCAAAGTCAACCTCCAGTCAAAACCAGTTTACGCTGAGATAAACCCCGACTTAAGAATTGCCGACATAAACAGGTTAAATAATACCCATCCATTTCCAAAAGTAAAAATAACCTTTGACAACACCATATCTTTAACACAATTCCTGACCCCGATTGATGCGTATTGGTTGAGGTGGAGACCATCTGCTTGGTATAACACAATTGATGGGATTAAGCTTGGAATAATGTTTAAAGGTTCATTTTTACAAGATGTCCGCTCGCACAAACTTTGGGCTTTATATTCAACAAGGTCAAAAAATCTTGATTTCCTTTTCAAAGCTGAAAGGAGAATACCATTTGAGATAAGCCGAAACACATTCACAGGACTTGAAGTTTTAAAAATTGAAGGAAGATATGGCGGAAGTTTTGAAATTAGAAAAAGATTTTCAAAAGCCCTTACAATACCGCCGTTTCATGATTTGAGTTTTAAAGTTCAACTTTTAAAATCAACCGATAACTCCTACCTTGATCCGATTTATCATTGGGATCAGGGCAGATTGACGAGAATTTTATTCAATTACACATATTTAAATCGCTGGAGACCTTTGAGAACAAGGTTTTCGTTGATTTTTGAATCATCAACAATCCTTTCCGATTTCAATTATTCAAAGGTTTACTCAGAACTGGTTCAAACATTTAACCTACCGATGGGACATTCCCTCGCTTTGAGATTTTTCGCTGGATATGGTAATGGAAAAATACCGTTACAGACGAAATTTTTCACATCTACATCTTCACCGATTAATCAATTGTTTAGCCCAGTTTACAGGAGTAAGATTTTCCCATCAGATTTGCGTTCTCACATTGAACCGTTCGGAGGAGTTGGGTTGCGCGGATATTACGATCAAAATCTTTCTGATGACAGGGCTTATTCACTTAACTTTGAACTTAATTTCCCATCGCTTCTTCCATTTATCAGCAGAATGCCTATAGTTGGTAAAATCTTCAAGACTGCTATTTTCTTTGACGCTGGAAAAGTTTGGGGACAAAATCAAAGGACAAGCATAAAAGATATCAAATACAACTTTGGGATCGGTATAAGAAGCGATATTTTTGAGCAGGTTTCAAACTTCACGGATATTTTTAAAGAAATCGGTTTATCTTCAATAAGGTTTGATTTCCCGATCTATGTAAGCCATCCTATAACCGGTGAGAAAAAATTCAAGTTCAGATGGGTGCTTGGTTTTGAAAGGGCATTCTAGATTTTAAAGTGCGAGTTTAAAATTGATAATTTAAACTTGTTGATGTAAATTTATCTACGCTAAAATAAACTTTTCTAAAACCCGTGTTTGAGAAGCTTGAAAGGTTGAAACAACGCTACGAACAGCTGACGCAACTTTTATCACAGCCTGAGGTTATTTCTGACATTGAGAAATATCGGATGCTTTCAAAAGAGCATCACGAGATTTCGGAAGTCGTTCAACTTTACAATAAATATCTTGAGACGAAAAAAATTTTGGACGAGACGCGGTCATTTTATAAAGCGACAACAGACCCAGAAC carries:
- a CDS encoding M1 family aminopeptidase, producing the protein MKKLTLLLLIITATALSQNYWQQHVHYKIKAKLDPDKNLITGSETLIYTNNSPDELNKVYFRLYWNLLKKNSHAWKSSQRRKIYQRFEREYKGIELKKFSILVDEQEIPLNYKIDDTILEAELPKTLKPGEKIIFKIEWEEEVPPGPGLRTGVTNRCFDIAQWYPQIAVYDRYGWHKDQYIGMGEFHNDFGDFEVEIEIPKSFIVTYSGELLNPNEVLPDSVISKLKEARENPGRIYRIADFSNRTITDEERKTYVTWKFIAKNVRDFAWSAYEKYIWDAVFWENDEHPNGGVMIHALYFKSNEKHWKDEAVKFGLHAIKFFSENFGLYVYPNAFIMSSYAVGGGMEYPGIVFIGHNITNSPYRGLFGVIVHELGHQWYPMMINNNETEFAFMDEGFNTFITTLAFESYYGRKNNLLDTTLWFIRSSGISTDERENNQRQYLLLALTGYEEPIATHADHWNENYPATTAFYPKTATVMFMLQYVLGDSTFAKLMKEYYNRWLFKHPYPEDFYKLAMEVSGNKDLRWFFDEWFHRTYTCDYAIKSLRSKKISENGKEVYQTTIKVSRKGKAVMPIDIFIKMKNGDTTTVKLPVDAWLNDEWENEIKVNLQSKPVYAEINPDLRIADINRLNNTHPFPKVKITFDNTISLTQFLTPIDAYWLRWRPSAWYNTIDGIKLGIMFKGSFLQDVRSHKLWALYSTRSKNLDFLFKAERRIPFEISRNTFTGLEVLKIEGRYGGSFEIRKRFSKALTIPPFHDLSFKVQLLKSTDNSYLDPIYHWDQGRLTRILFNYTYLNRWRPLRTRFSLIFESSTILSDFNYSKVYSELVQTFNLPMGHSLALRFFAGYGNGKIPLQTKFFTSTSSPINQLFSPVYRSKIFPSDLRSHIEPFGGVGLRGYYDQNLSDDRAYSLNFELNFPSLLPFISRMPIVGKIFKTAIFFDAGKVWGQNQRTSIKDIKYNFGIGIRSDIFEQVSNFTDIFKEIGLSSIRFDFPIYVSHPITGEKKFKFRWVLGFERAF